From one Melioribacteraceae bacterium genomic stretch:
- the trpD gene encoding anthranilate phosphoribosyltransferase has protein sequence MKVELEKVIDGHNLTFDEAYEVMYSIMSGNENNSKIASLLTALKIKGETSEEVAGFVKAMREKVIKIKCENERVIDVCGTGGDGSGTFNISTAVSFVVAGAGVSVAKHGNRSISSKSGSSDVLHELGVDVQLNPELSEKALNEIGIAFLFAPLYHPAMKHVAPIRKELEFRSIFNILGPLTNPAGVKRQLIGTFNDDVARLMTDAIRLLEMEKVAFLCTSNQYDEITLTDITKVYEVNRDHSMYFYSLTNENFGYPKATLEQLQGGSAKENAEIIYKVFSSETNGAAYEVVVANAAMALKTSGMSDDLAECKNLAEDSIKSGATLRKLKELREFGENHK, from the coding sequence ATGAAAGTAGAATTAGAAAAAGTAATTGATGGACACAACTTAACATTCGATGAAGCTTACGAAGTTATGTATTCTATAATGAGCGGCAATGAAAACAATTCAAAAATTGCTTCTCTTTTAACTGCACTTAAAATAAAAGGTGAAACTTCTGAAGAAGTTGCAGGCTTCGTAAAGGCAATGCGCGAAAAAGTGATTAAGATTAAATGTGAAAACGAAAGAGTAATCGACGTATGCGGTACAGGCGGAGACGGCTCCGGAACGTTTAATATTTCAACCGCCGTTTCATTTGTTGTTGCCGGTGCAGGAGTAAGTGTTGCAAAACACGGCAACCGTTCTATTTCAAGTAAAAGCGGTAGTTCGGATGTACTTCACGAACTCGGTGTTGATGTGCAGTTGAATCCTGAACTTTCCGAAAAAGCTTTGAACGAAATCGGAATTGCATTCTTGTTTGCACCTCTATATCATCCCGCAATGAAACATGTTGCACCGATAAGAAAAGAATTAGAGTTCCGCTCAATTTTTAATATACTCGGTCCGCTTACAAATCCAGCCGGAGTTAAGCGCCAGTTAATCGGAACATTCAATGATGATGTTGCCAGATTAATGACCGATGCTATCAGATTATTGGAAATGGAAAAAGTTGCATTTCTCTGCACAAGCAATCAATATGATGAAATTACACTTACCGACATAACAAAAGTTTACGAAGTTAATCGTGACCATTCAATGTATTTCTATTCATTGACGAACGAAAACTTCGGTTATCCGAAAGCAACGCTCGAGCAGCTTCAAGGAGGTTCTGCAAAAGAAAACGCCGAAATAATTTATAAAGTATTTAGCAGCGAAACTAACGGGGCAGCATATGAAGTAGTAGTTGCAAATGCTGCAATGGCATTGAAAACTTCCGGCATGTCGGATGATTTAGCGGAGTGTAAAAATCTTGCTGAAGATTCTATAAAATCCGGAGCTACTTTGAGAAAGTTAAAAGAGTTAAGAGAATTCGGTGAGAATCACAAATGA
- the trpC gene encoding indole-3-glycerol phosphate synthase TrpC, which yields MTILDEIVEVKKEEVKKLRREFTLSRFSDFQFFESETMSLYKRISSDKNLSIIAEIKKASPSKGIIREYFNHTDIAKIYFENEVSGISVLTDNNFFKGSIEYLNSIAKIKSAPLLRKDFIIDEYQVYEAKANGADVILLICEILSEEQVRELTHAANELNLEVLLELHSEEQLNKVDFEIHNIVGINNRNLKTFEVDINNSIDICKQIPRNVCVVAESGFSDKTSVDKVKNEKIDALLVGEHFMRAENISDELRKFKDWCNRES from the coding sequence ATGACAATTCTTGATGAAATAGTTGAAGTCAAAAAAGAGGAAGTGAAAAAACTTCGAAGGGAATTTACGCTCTCCCGTTTTTCGGATTTTCAATTTTTTGAAAGTGAAACAATGAGTTTGTATAAAAGAATTTCTTCCGACAAAAACCTTTCAATCATTGCAGAAATAAAAAAAGCATCTCCGTCAAAAGGAATTATTAGAGAATATTTTAATCACACAGATATTGCAAAAATTTATTTTGAAAACGAAGTTTCCGGAATCTCTGTTTTAACAGATAATAACTTTTTCAAAGGTTCGATAGAATACTTAAACAGCATTGCAAAAATCAAATCTGCTCCCCTTCTCCGTAAAGATTTTATAATTGATGAATATCAAGTGTACGAAGCAAAAGCAAACGGGGCAGATGTTATTCTTTTAATTTGTGAAATTTTATCCGAAGAACAAGTAAGAGAATTAACACACGCTGCAAACGAATTAAATTTAGAAGTGCTTCTTGAACTTCACTCGGAAGAACAATTAAATAAAGTTGATTTCGAGATTCATAATATAGTTGGAATAAATAATCGTAATCTCAAAACTTTTGAAGTTGACATCAATAATTCAATCGACATATGCAAACAAATTCCGAGAAATGTTTGTGTTGTCGCGGAAAGCGGATTTAGTGATAAAACTTCTGTCGACAAAGTTAAGAATGAGAAAATCGATGCTCTCTTAGTCGGCGAACATTTTATGCGAGCGGAAAATATTTCAGATGAACTAAGAAAATTTAAAGATTGGTGCAATCGTGAAAGTTAA
- a CDS encoding phosphoribosylanthranilate isomerase: MKVKVCGITNIDDAKVCVECGADALGFIFYNKSKRYIEPDKAKQIIDRLPFLVMKVGVFVNENFEKVDSIAKEIGLSAVQLHGDENLDHREKINFPVIKAIRVDEKLNENLEKYSNYTILLDSKDEKEYGGTGKRFNWELIPENYRDKIILAGGVSEENIDYIFNRVKPQAVDLSSSIEKELGIKDHEKVKSFFLKINKLRNHQC, encoded by the coding sequence GTGAAAGTTAAGGTATGCGGAATAACAAATATAGACGATGCAAAAGTTTGCGTTGAGTGCGGAGCGGATGCGCTTGGATTTATTTTTTATAATAAAAGCAAAAGATACATCGAACCTGATAAAGCAAAACAGATAATTGACAGACTGCCCTTCTTAGTTATGAAAGTTGGTGTGTTCGTTAATGAGAATTTTGAAAAGGTTGATTCCATTGCAAAAGAAATCGGTTTGAGTGCTGTTCAATTACACGGTGATGAAAATTTGGACCATCGCGAAAAAATAAATTTTCCGGTTATTAAAGCAATACGAGTTGATGAAAAATTGAATGAGAATCTAGAAAAATATTCAAACTATACAATTCTTCTTGATTCAAAAGATGAGAAAGAATATGGTGGAACTGGGAAACGTTTCAATTGGGAACTTATTCCGGAAAATTATCGGGACAAAATTATTTTAGCCGGCGGAGTTTCGGAAGAAAATATCGACTATATTTTTAACAGAGTTAAACCACAGGCGGTTGATCTTTCTTCATCGATTGAAAAAGAACTTGGAATTAAAGATCACGAAAAAGTTAAATCATTTTTCTTAAAAATTAATAAACTGAGGAACCATCAATGTTAG
- the aroF gene encoding 3-deoxy-7-phosphoheptulonate synthase: protein MLVVMDLNAPRENIEKVKKKVKQLNCTPHEIPGATKLAIGITGPTHKLKQEDFSLMPSVEDVVRVSKKYKLVSRMMKSEDTIIDFGDKSIGGNKLQIIAGPCSVESRDQIFEIAEILKSMGINFLRAGAYKPRSSPYSFQGLKEEGLKYLEEVKKEFDLKIVTELLNQHTVDAVAEVADIIQLGARNMQNFTLLEEAGKTQKPILLKRGMSATVEDLLLSAEYIISQDNYNIILCERGIRTFETATRNTLDLNAVPVLKKESHLPVFVDPSHGVGIWDKIPPMALASIAAGADGLMIEVHQRPDEALSDGYQSLDPKRFKSLLEKIKELAPIVGKELA from the coding sequence ATGTTAGTCGTAATGGATTTGAATGCACCGCGTGAGAATATAGAAAAAGTAAAAAAGAAAGTTAAACAATTGAATTGTACACCACACGAAATTCCGGGTGCGACAAAACTGGCAATCGGGATTACAGGTCCAACTCACAAATTAAAACAAGAGGATTTCAGCTTGATGCCTTCAGTTGAAGATGTGGTTAGGGTTTCGAAAAAATACAAGCTCGTCTCTCGAATGATGAAAAGCGAAGATACCATAATTGATTTCGGAGATAAATCGATCGGTGGAAATAAATTACAGATTATCGCCGGACCCTGCTCGGTTGAATCACGCGATCAGATTTTTGAAATTGCAGAAATATTGAAAAGTATGGGAATCAACTTTTTGCGTGCCGGTGCTTATAAACCCCGTTCAAGTCCCTATTCATTTCAAGGTCTGAAGGAAGAGGGACTTAAATATCTCGAAGAAGTAAAAAAGGAATTTGATTTAAAGATTGTCACGGAACTCTTAAATCAGCATACGGTTGATGCTGTTGCCGAAGTTGCCGATATAATTCAACTTGGAGCACGAAATATGCAGAACTTTACCTTGCTCGAGGAAGCCGGTAAGACACAAAAACCGATTCTACTTAAACGCGGTATGTCTGCCACGGTTGAAGATTTGCTGTTGAGCGCTGAGTACATTATCTCACAAGATAATTATAATATAATACTATGTGAACGAGGTATAAGAACTTTTGAAACTGCAACACGTAATACACTTGATTTAAATGCAGTTCCCGTTCTTAAAAAAGAAAGTCATCTTCCCGTTTTTGTAGATCCTTCACACGGTGTCGGTATTTGGGATAAAATTCCGCCGATGGCTTTGGCTTCAATTGCTGCCGGTGCCGACGGACTAATGATTGAAGTCCATCAACGTCCGGATGAAGCATTATCGGACGGTTATCAATCGCTTGACCCGAAAAGATTTAAATCATTACTCGAAAAAATAAAAGAACTCGCTCCGATAGTCGGAAAGGAGCTAGCATAA
- the trpB gene encoding tryptophan synthase subunit beta, whose translation MNEQKSKYAFPNEKGKYGIYGGKFVPETLMTALYELETMYHELRNDDNFLKELSVIQRDYNGRPTPLTYAKRLTEHFGRGKIYLKREDLCHTGAHKLNNAIGQILLAKKLGKKRIIAETGAGQHGVATATVCAKFGLKCIVYMGEVDVERQSLNVFRMKLLGAEVRTVKSGSRTLKDATNEAIRDWVTNVHDTHYIIGSVVGPHPYPMIVRDFQSIIGEETKQQLQEKENKLPTHILACVGGGSNAIGIFYPFVNDDSVKLIGVEAEGYGIDSGKHCATLTVGSQGIFQGMHTYLLQDDNGQISEVHSISAGLDYPGVGPEHALLKDIKRAEYYSVTDDEALEGIKLLTKTEGILPALETAHAVAYLNELMPKTKKDDIIVINISGRGDKDINTIMKNIGEEK comes from the coding sequence ATGAATGAACAAAAATCTAAATATGCTTTTCCAAATGAAAAAGGTAAGTATGGAATTTACGGCGGTAAGTTCGTTCCGGAAACTTTAATGACGGCTCTTTATGAATTGGAAACCATGTATCATGAGTTGCGAAATGATGATAACTTTTTAAAAGAGTTAAGTGTAATTCAGAGAGATTACAATGGTCGTCCCACTCCCCTCACATACGCAAAAAGGTTAACCGAACATTTCGGCAGAGGTAAAATATATTTGAAGCGTGAAGACCTTTGCCATACCGGAGCTCATAAATTAAATAATGCAATTGGACAAATACTTTTAGCAAAGAAGTTAGGTAAGAAAAGAATAATTGCCGAAACCGGTGCCGGTCAGCACGGAGTTGCTACTGCTACTGTTTGTGCAAAGTTCGGATTGAAATGTATTGTTTATATGGGTGAAGTTGATGTTGAACGACAGAGTTTAAATGTATTTCGAATGAAGTTGCTTGGGGCTGAAGTCAGAACAGTTAAATCGGGAAGCCGTACTTTAAAAGATGCAACAAATGAAGCGATTCGTGATTGGGTAACAAATGTTCACGATACTCATTACATCATAGGGTCAGTTGTGGGACCGCATCCTTATCCGATGATAGTACGTGACTTTCAATCAATCATTGGTGAAGAAACTAAGCAGCAATTACAAGAAAAAGAAAATAAATTACCGACTCACATTCTTGCTTGCGTTGGCGGCGGTTCTAATGCGATCGGAATATTTTATCCTTTTGTAAATGATGATTCGGTTAAATTAATCGGCGTTGAAGCCGAAGGTTATGGAATTGATTCGGGTAAACACTGTGCCACTTTAACTGTTGGCTCTCAAGGAATTTTCCAAGGGATGCATACTTATCTTCTGCAGGATGATAACGGACAGATTTCCGAAGTTCATTCTATTTCAGCCGGATTAGATTATCCCGGTGTCGGTCCGGAACACGCATTACTAAAAGATATTAAACGTGCAGAGTACTACTCCGTTACGGATGATGAAGCTCTTGAAGGAATTAAACTGCTGACAAAAACTGAGGGAATACTTCCCGCTCTTGAAACGGCTCACGCAGTCGCTTATTTGAATGAATTGATGCCGAAGACAAAAAAAGATGACATTATTGTGATAAATATTAGCGGACGCGGTGATAAAGATATCAATACTATTATGAAAAATATCGGTGAAGAAAAATGA
- the trpA gene encoding tryptophan synthase subunit alpha codes for MIRETIEKINDNNQKALSIYLTAGYPKVDSFVDLVCKVYEAGADLIELGIPFSDPLADGPVIQKSSEAALSNGVSISSVLEMTSKIKERVDKPLILMGYANPILHYGIENFINDAKEAKVDGLIIPDIPLEEYEDFFKNKFKDFEIIMLTTPTSSEERIKKIDELSTGFVYCVSVTGTTGVRNNFGDEVKHNLERTYNIISKNKMMLGFGISSPQNIKEFREYTDGFIVGSAVVKSLSENDNNYSETLDLITNLSIACKS; via the coding sequence ATGATAAGAGAAACTATTGAAAAAATTAATGATAATAATCAAAAAGCATTATCAATTTATTTAACAGCCGGTTATCCCAAAGTCGATTCTTTCGTTGATTTGGTATGCAAAGTTTACGAAGCCGGAGCGGATTTAATCGAACTCGGTATTCCCTTCAGCGATCCGCTAGCAGATGGACCCGTAATTCAAAAATCTTCTGAAGCAGCATTATCAAACGGTGTATCGATTAGCTCGGTTCTTGAGATGACATCTAAAATAAAAGAAAGAGTTGATAAACCTCTAATACTCATGGGTTATGCTAATCCAATTCTGCATTACGGAATTGAAAATTTTATTAATGATGCAAAGGAAGCAAAAGTAGATGGATTAATAATTCCCGATATTCCTCTTGAAGAATATGAAGATTTCTTCAAAAATAAATTCAAAGATTTTGAGATAATAATGCTAACCACTCCAACTTCATCGGAAGAAAGAATTAAAAAAATAGATGAATTAAGTACGGGATTCGTTTACTGCGTAAGTGTAACAGGAACAACAGGCGTGCGAAATAATTTCGGTGATGAGGTAAAACATAATCTCGAGAGAACTTATAATATCATTTCCAAAAATAAGATGATGCTGGGATTTGGAATTTCTTCTCCCCAGAACATAAAAGAATTTAGAGAGTATACAGATGGATTTATTGTTGGAAGTGCTGTTGTGAAGTCACTTTCTGAAAATGATAATAATTATTCAGAAACATTAGACTTGATCACAAATCTTTCAATCGCTTGCAAAAGTTAA
- a CDS encoding DinB family protein, giving the protein MTRIFREGPVGALMDEYERAANELKYLIKEIDQHDYIKIVDNETTDPDCKSIQTIMNHVVRSGYAYANYIRKKFGESLTERKDIYEVSTPSSACDEIDHMMNYTTDTLINKIEFTFEEMASIKINSNWGQEYDLEQLLEHAIVHILRHRRQIEKFLAMIRTK; this is encoded by the coding sequence ATGACAAGAATATTCAGAGAAGGTCCCGTCGGCGCTTTGATGGACGAATATGAACGAGCTGCTAATGAACTAAAATATTTAATAAAAGAAATTGACCAACACGACTACATCAAAATTGTCGATAATGAAACTACCGATCCCGACTGTAAATCAATTCAGACAATCATGAATCATGTAGTTAGATCGGGATATGCATATGCAAACTATATTAGAAAGAAGTTCGGAGAATCTTTAACTGAACGTAAAGATATTTATGAAGTAAGTACACCTTCCTCAGCTTGTGATGAAATTGATCATATGATGAATTATACTACCGACACTCTAATAAACAAAATAGAATTTACTTTTGAAGAGATGGCAAGTATTAAAATTAATTCGAACTGGGGACAGGAATACGATCTTGAACAACTGCTTGAACATGCTATTGTTCATATTCTCAGACATCGAAGACAAATTGAAAAGTTTTTAGCAATGATACGGACCAAATAA
- the hisIE gene encoding bifunctional phosphoribosyl-AMP cyclohydrolase/phosphoribosyl-ATP diphosphatase HisIE, with protein sequence MIDINKIDFDKMNGLVPAVITDNFTGQVLMLGFMNREAVQKTINEKKVTFYSRSKKRLWTKGETSGNYLNLVDIKNDCDNDTLLIKANPEGNTCHLDQYSCFGIEKENFLFLKYLDNLVKKRKEDLPENSYTTKLFKQGESRIIQKVGEEAIETVIAGKNNDRNEIINETADLLFHLLVMLNEKNISLNEVITELEKRHSTK encoded by the coding sequence ATGATTGATATAAACAAAATTGATTTTGATAAAATGAACGGTCTTGTTCCGGCGGTCATTACAGATAATTTCACCGGACAAGTATTGATGCTTGGATTTATGAACAGAGAAGCAGTCCAAAAAACCATCAACGAAAAGAAAGTAACTTTTTACAGTCGCTCAAAAAAGAGATTATGGACGAAAGGTGAAACTTCCGGTAATTATTTGAATCTCGTTGATATTAAAAATGATTGCGATAATGATACATTGCTCATTAAAGCGAATCCGGAAGGTAACACTTGTCATTTAGATCAATATTCTTGCTTCGGAATTGAAAAAGAGAATTTCCTTTTTCTCAAGTACTTAGATAATCTAGTTAAAAAAAGAAAAGAAGATCTTCCAGAAAATTCTTACACCACTAAATTATTCAAGCAAGGTGAGAGTAGAATTATTCAGAAAGTCGGGGAAGAAGCAATTGAAACGGTTATCGCTGGAAAAAATAATGATCGTAATGAAATTATAAATGAAACAGCTGACTTACTTTTTCACTTACTTGTTATGTTGAATGAAAAAAATATCTCCTTAAATGAAGTGATAACAGAGTTAGAAAAAAGACATTCAACTAAATAG
- the hisF gene encoding imidazole glycerol phosphate synthase subunit HisF, with translation MLSKRIIPCLDVKDGRVVKGTNFVNLRDAGSAVELAERYYHEGADELVFLDITASFDKRKILFDLVKDVAKVIRIPFTVGGGISELNDIDMLLKAGADKVSLNTAIVKNPHLINDASKQFGSQAIVAAIDIKKIDDAYKVFIKGGREETELEGYAWCKEVCERGVGEILLTSMDKDGTKSGYDLEFLSKLTKMVSTPVIASGGAGTKEHFLEAFKNSEVDACLAASLFHYQELEISNLKMYLREKGVEVRF, from the coding sequence TTGCTTAGTAAAAGAATAATACCTTGTCTAGATGTGAAAGATGGCCGTGTTGTAAAGGGAACAAACTTTGTCAATCTTCGCGATGCCGGATCGGCAGTTGAACTAGCAGAAAGATATTACCATGAAGGTGCTGATGAACTTGTCTTTCTTGATATAACCGCTTCTTTTGATAAAAGAAAAATATTATTTGATCTTGTTAAAGATGTCGCCAAAGTTATACGTATTCCATTCACGGTCGGTGGTGGTATTTCTGAGTTAAACGATATTGATATGCTCTTGAAAGCCGGAGCAGATAAAGTCTCGTTGAATACAGCAATTGTCAAAAATCCTCATTTAATAAATGATGCATCCAAACAATTCGGAAGTCAAGCTATTGTAGCGGCGATCGATATTAAAAAGATTGATGATGCTTATAAAGTTTTTATAAAAGGCGGAAGAGAAGAAACCGAACTTGAAGGTTATGCATGGTGTAAAGAAGTTTGCGAAAGGGGAGTAGGAGAGATATTACTTACATCAATGGATAAAGACGGAACAAAAAGCGGTTATGATTTAGAATTTTTATCAAAGCTTACTAAAATGGTTTCTACACCGGTAATTGCATCCGGCGGAGCAGGAACGAAAGAACATTTTCTCGAAGCTTTTAAAAATTCTGAAGTTGATGCATGCTTAGCCGCAAGTTTATTTCATTACCAAGAATTAGAGATAAGTAATTTAAAAATGTATTTACGCGAAAAGGGAGTAGAGGTTAGGTTTTAA
- the hisA gene encoding 1-(5-phosphoribosyl)-5-[(5-phosphoribosylamino)methylideneamino]imidazole-4-carboxamide isomerase, translating into MLVIPAIDIIENKAVRLSKGDFNSAKQYSENPLEVVRQFYDAGFKRIHIVDLEASKTGSFTCLNLLEKIKSSFEIKVEFGGGIRKLDDLKQLDKIGIDYFILGSITIKDEAVVKSMIDLYDKSRFIFAADVLDDKIKVSGWTESTNISLNEYIQKWSEKHILNYLCTDINKDGMLKGPNTNLYKKTISKFPNINLIASGGISRIEDIHNLQEHQIKYAVVGKAFYEGRISIEELSKFA; encoded by the coding sequence ATGTTAGTTATACCAGCTATAGATATAATCGAAAACAAAGCTGTTAGATTAAGCAAAGGTGATTTCAATTCAGCAAAACAATACTCAGAAAATCCTTTAGAAGTTGTAAGACAATTTTATGATGCCGGCTTTAAGAGGATTCATATAGTCGATTTAGAAGCATCAAAAACCGGTTCATTTACTTGTTTGAATCTTTTAGAAAAAATAAAATCTAGTTTTGAAATTAAAGTTGAATTCGGCGGAGGAATTAGAAAATTAGATGATCTAAAACAGTTAGATAAAATTGGTATTGATTACTTCATCTTAGGTTCAATAACCATAAAAGATGAAGCGGTTGTTAAATCGATGATTGATTTATATGATAAAAGTAGATTCATTTTTGCAGCGGATGTATTGGATGATAAAATCAAAGTTAGCGGTTGGACTGAATCAACAAACATTTCTTTGAATGAGTACATTCAAAAATGGAGTGAGAAACATATACTTAATTATTTATGTACCGACATCAACAAAGATGGAATGCTGAAAGGACCAAACACTAATCTGTATAAAAAGACAATAAGCAAGTTCCCAAATATTAACTTGATTGCCTCTGGGGGTATCAGTAGGATAGAAGATATTCACAACTTGCAGGAACATCAGATAAAGTATGCCGTTGTTGGGAAAGCGTTTTATGAAGGAAGAATATCAATAGAGGAGTTAAGTAAATTTGCTTAG
- the hisH gene encoding imidazole glycerol phosphate synthase subunit HisH — protein MIALIEYGAGNTASVSNALKEIGVEHIISKNEKDISEADKIIFPGVGEASSAVKKLHLLNLFSLLRVIKKPMLGICLGMHILCDRSEEGDVACLGVINGEAKKFDTTKVKVPHMGWNNVNISKDSKLFNNIDDKSYFYFAHSYYIPKNDSTIATTEHDLEFCAVLEKDNFYGVQFHPEKSGEAGLQLLKNFVELC, from the coding sequence ATGATAGCATTAATAGAATACGGAGCCGGTAATACAGCATCGGTATCAAATGCGTTAAAAGAGATTGGTGTTGAACACATAATCTCAAAAAATGAAAAAGATATAAGTGAAGCTGATAAGATAATTTTCCCGGGAGTTGGTGAAGCGTCCTCGGCTGTCAAAAAATTACACTTATTAAATCTGTTTTCTTTATTACGTGTCATCAAAAAGCCAATGCTAGGAATTTGCCTTGGCATGCACATTTTATGCGATCGTTCCGAAGAGGGTGACGTTGCCTGCCTTGGCGTCATAAACGGAGAAGCAAAAAAGTTTGATACGACAAAAGTTAAAGTCCCGCATATGGGATGGAACAATGTGAATATAAGTAAGGATAGTAAGTTATTTAACAATATTGATGATAAGTCTTATTTCTATTTTGCTCACTCATATTATATTCCTAAAAATGATTCTACAATAGCAACAACGGAACATGATTTAGAATTTTGTGCAGTTTTAGAAAAAGATAATTTTTATGGTGTTCAATTCCACCCGGAAAAATCGGGTGAAGCGGGACTTCAATTATTAAAAAACTTTGTTGAACTATGTTAG
- the hisB gene encoding imidazoleglycerol-phosphate dehydratase HisB: MTRVIINKSLLNLHSDLSNGMISSLKKLVNRGIAVSLYPTPTFSDPIIQRLMELEAINFESESKNDYQTNYFITDKKNQKVKAKQILVGKNGKSKNISEAIEFVLSQTRSSQQIRNTNETKVNVKLNLDGSGKFKINTGIGFFDHMLEQLSKHSNIDIMLNVKGDLQVDYHHTVEDTGITLGECLVKALGDKKGIKRFGFMLPMDDSIAETTLDLSGRPYLNFKTKFTRDKVGEFPTELVEEFFRGLTIGLKANIYIKASGKNDHHKIEAIFKSFAKTLNEAVRFDERSENKLPTTKGRL; the protein is encoded by the coding sequence ATGACAAGAGTTATAATAAATAAAAGTTTATTAAATCTGCATTCCGATCTTTCTAATGGAATGATAAGTTCCTTGAAAAAGTTAGTTAATCGTGGAATAGCTGTTTCACTTTATCCAACACCAACTTTCTCGGACCCGATTATTCAAAGATTAATGGAATTGGAAGCAATTAACTTTGAATCCGAGAGTAAGAATGATTATCAAACAAATTATTTTATAACGGATAAGAAAAACCAAAAAGTAAAAGCTAAACAAATACTGGTCGGTAAGAATGGAAAAAGTAAAAATATTTCAGAAGCGATTGAATTTGTTCTATCTCAAACTAGATCATCTCAGCAAATTCGTAATACGAATGAAACGAAAGTAAATGTAAAACTAAATCTTGACGGTTCAGGTAAATTTAAGATAAATACAGGTATCGGATTCTTTGACCATATGCTCGAACAGTTGAGCAAACATTCAAATATTGATATCATGCTTAATGTAAAGGGCGATTTGCAGGTAGATTATCATCATACAGTTGAGGATACCGGCATTACTTTAGGTGAATGTTTAGTCAAAGCACTGGGAGACAAAAAGGGAATAAAAAGATTTGGCTTTATGCTTCCGATGGATGATTCGATTGCAGAGACAACTCTGGATTTAAGCGGCAGACCTTACTTAAATTTCAAAACTAAGTTTACAAGAGATAAGGTTGGTGAGTTTCCAACAGAACTTGTAGAGGAATTTTTCAGAGGTTTAACTATAGGATTAAAGGCAAATATTTACATAAAAGCTTCGGGAAAGAATGATCATCATAAAATTGAAGCAATATTCAAGTCATTTGCAAAAACGCTTAATGAAGCAGTTCGATTTGATGAAAGAAGCGAAAATAAATTACCTACTACGAAGGGAAGATTATGA